CTTGAACGGCGCGGCGAGCGCGGCGGTCTTGCCGTGGCGCGCGCAGGCGATGATCTGCCACTGGTTGACCATGTCCACGTAGCGGCGCAGGGGCGAGGTGCTCCAGGCGTAGCTCTTGACGCCGATGCCCGCGTGCGGCTGCGCCTTGGTGCCCATGCGCACCTTCACGCCGGGCGCCAGGCTGGCCTGGCTGCGGTAGATGCCGGGCACGCCGCATTCGGCCAGCCACTGGCCCCAGCTGCTGTTGGCCAGGATCATGGCCTCGGCCACCATCAGGTCCAGCGGCGCGCCGCGCGAACGCGTGCCGATCACCACGGTTTCGCTGCCGTCGGGCTCGCTGCCAGTCACACCGGTGAGCTTGAAGGTGTAGTCGGGCCGGTTGAAGTTCTCCGGCTTGCCGCGCACCACCTCGCGCTGCGCCTTCAGGTGGCGCGCCAGGCGGAAGATGAAGGCCAGTGTGGGCTGCAGCGCGGCAATCTCGGGGGCCGCATCGCCAGCGGTGGCACCGTCGCTCAGCCAGTCTTCGGTGATCACGGTGTCGAGCTGGTCGTGGCGCAGGTTCAGCGCGATCGGCACACGCTCCAGCACGGTGCGGCTGTCCTTGGGTTCGAGCGTGGCTTCGTCGAACGTGACGTAGAGCGACACGGCCGGGCAGTCGCGCCCGGCCATCAGGGTGTAGGTCTGCACCACCTCGTCGGGCAACATGGTGATCTTGTGGCCCGGCATGTAGACCGTGGACAGGCGGTGGCGCGCCACCTGGTCGATGGCGCTGTCGGGCACGATGGCCAGGCCGGGCGCGGCGATGTGCACGCCCAGCGTGACGGTGCCGCTGCCCAGGCCCTGCAGCGAGAGCGCGTCGTCGATCTCGGTGGTGTGCGAGTCGTCGATGGAAAAGGCCTGCACGGTGGCCAGCGGCAGCTCGTCGGCGATGGCGGGCGCCTGCAGCGCCGGGAAGCCCGTGCCTTTGGGGAACTGGTCGAACAGGAAACGCTGCCAGTGGAACTGGTAGGCGCTGGTGATGGCACCGGCGTTGCGCAGCAGCGCCAGCGGCGCGGTGTGGCTGTTGCGCGCGGCCTCCACCACGGCCTTGTATTCGGGACCGTTCTTGTCGGGCTTGAACAGGATCTTGTAGAGCTGCTCGCGCACGGGTTGCGGGCACTGGCCGCTGGCCAGCTCGGCGGCCCAGGCCTCGATCTGCGCCTGCACCTGCTTTTTCTTTTCGATCGCGGCCAGC
This Hydrogenophaga taeniospiralis DNA region includes the following protein-coding sequences:
- a CDS encoding ribonuclease catalytic domain-containing protein, which codes for MHILFDEAGKLMTGRLLSEAESSLQVELESGKRVKVKATNALLRFDKPAPAQLMPAASALAESMELELAYEFAPEDEFGFAELAREYFSTSAGTAEQVAALLCLQGAPHYFRRAGKGRYKKAPPEILAQALAAIEKKKQVQAQIEAWAAELASGQCPQPVREQLYKILFKPDKNGPEYKAVVEAARNSHTAPLALLRNAGAITSAYQFHWQRFLFDQFPKGTGFPALQAPAIADELPLATVQAFSIDDSHTTEIDDALSLQGLGSGTVTLGVHIAAPGLAIVPDSAIDQVARHRLSTVYMPGHKITMLPDEVVQTYTLMAGRDCPAVSLYVTFDEATLEPKDSRTVLERVPIALNLRHDQLDTVITEDWLSDGATAGDAAPEIAALQPTLAFIFRLARHLKAQREVVRGKPENFNRPDYTFKLTGVTGSEPDGSETVVIGTRSRGAPLDLMVAEAMILANSSWGQWLAECGVPGIYRSQASLAPGVKVRMGTKAQPHAGIGVKSYAWSTSPLRRYVDMVNQWQIIACARHGKTAALAAPFKPKDANLFAIISSFDAAYTAYNGFQNGMERYWTLKHLQQAGISELTATLIKDNLVRADSLPLVLPVLGTEGLPRGAHVRVRLGDIDEMTLEVGGTVIERLDLPVDEVSDDSADEGDGDEGDLVAPLALAIDLDDGADAPGGPAAESAEPAGTAPAA